One Saprospiraceae bacterium DNA window includes the following coding sequences:
- a CDS encoding tetratricopeptide repeat protein: MDNEELRNEQIERYLDDAMTNGERLAFESQMRNDPTLQQAVDDERLVRAAMQRLQAQELRAKMEQWWQESAAPPRPAYPFRPYLKYGLLMLVAAVAGYMLWPSRPAVSNDGVPPTSQFHDTTQPADVRLGPTGEQPPPQATIEHIPQTPSPNKASNNTKTLSTSDNLSESPDNAAARVEDFARLRYVGSPPLASRKSENTSTGNVLAEPLKAKTQGRTALDKKQYGEALDWLQRADTTDHEVRYWMAEAHFQNRNYDEAVRLLQPLTTALQFRVDAQKNLVLCYLAQYPNRKTEYEQALQRLLDSPSRTLREWAESLKAELAGLGQK; encoded by the coding sequence ATGGACAACGAAGAACTTAGAAACGAACAAATAGAACGATACCTCGACGACGCGATGACGAATGGGGAACGCCTCGCTTTTGAATCACAGATGCGAAACGACCCAACCTTGCAGCAAGCGGTGGATGATGAGCGGTTGGTGAGGGCAGCCATGCAGCGTTTGCAAGCGCAAGAATTGAGAGCGAAAATGGAGCAATGGTGGCAAGAAAGTGCGGCTCCGCCTCGCCCCGCATACCCTTTTCGTCCATACTTAAAGTACGGATTGTTGATGCTGGTGGCGGCTGTGGCTGGTTATATGCTATGGCCGAGCAGGCCAGCAGTCTCTAACGACGGCGTGCCGCCCACCTCGCAGTTTCACGATACCACCCAACCTGCCGATGTTCGTTTGGGGCCAACAGGCGAGCAGCCCCCGCCACAGGCCACAATTGAACACATTCCTCAAACACCATCACCCAACAAAGCCTCAAACAACACAAAGACGCTTTCGACCTCCGACAATTTGAGCGAGTCGCCCGACAATGCTGCTGCGCGTGTGGAGGATTTTGCCCGCCTTCGATATGTCGGTTCCCCTCCCTTGGCGAGCCGAAAGTCAGAAAACACTTCCACTGGCAATGTGCTGGCCGAACCATTGAAAGCAAAAACACAGGGCAGAACGGCACTCGACAAAAAGCAATACGGCGAGGCGCTCGACTGGCTCCAACGAGCTGACACCACCGACCATGAGGTGCGATATTGGATGGCCGAAGCGCATTTTCAAAACCGTAACTACGACGAAGCGGTTCGCCTGCTCCAACCCCTCACCACCGCGTTGCAATTCAGGGTTGATGCTCAGAAGAACTTAGTGCTGTGTTATTTGGCACAATATCCCAATCGGAAAACCGAGTACGAGCAAGCTTTGCAGCGACTGCTCGACAGCCCATCCAGAACGCTTCGGGAGTGGGCCGAATCGTTGAAAGCGGAGCTGGCGGGCTTGGGTCAGAAGTGA
- a CDS encoding sigma-70 family RNA polymerase sigma factor has product MKGNLTEAELLAALRQGGMAKERAIKKFFYDDPTLKNEVIKFVLRHGGSSDDAKDVFHDAIIYFLKKIADEKLKDENKAKPYFMRIAQNTWFMLFRKKRNIAPELTDEPWRDDDDLEEMAQQEQLNMALDYGLNQLEERQREMLKAKYVDNLSLKEIAAKFSLANEGMAKKNLYRFKGYLRKHIKKHPLYPKTVEGD; this is encoded by the coding sequence ATGAAAGGCAACCTGACAGAAGCAGAGCTTCTCGCCGCCTTGAGGCAGGGTGGCATGGCGAAAGAGAGGGCGATTAAAAAGTTTTTTTACGATGACCCAACCCTCAAAAACGAAGTCATTAAGTTCGTGCTCCGCCACGGCGGGTCTTCGGACGATGCCAAAGACGTTTTTCACGATGCCATCATTTATTTTTTGAAAAAGATAGCGGATGAAAAACTAAAAGACGAAAACAAGGCAAAACCCTATTTCATGCGCATCGCCCAAAACACTTGGTTCATGCTGTTCAGAAAGAAACGCAACATCGCTCCCGAACTCACCGACGAGCCTTGGCGGGACGACGACGACCTCGAAGAGATGGCTCAACAAGAGCAGCTCAACATGGCGCTGGACTATGGGCTGAACCAACTGGAAGAACGCCAGCGCGAAATGCTCAAAGCCAAATATGTGGACAATTTGTCGTTAAAGGAAATCGCCGCAAAATTCAGCCTCGCCAACGAGGGAATGGCCAAGAAGAACTTGTATCGGTTTAAAGGCTATTTGCGCAAGCACATCAAAAAACATCCGCTTTACCCTAAAACGGTCGAGGGAGACTGA
- a CDS encoding CHAT domain-containing protein — MNQFLFRLLLFPLFVLCVKTAAAQSSTPHQQLSTGLDTLEALLKAEAYNAALPLSDSLLAQAKLLAGDNLLDSLYVRALFTRGRTLFFRGEYQAAINALQDVLPLSRQLYGEESIYMAKILTNLGICHTELREAGKAIEYHRQALAIYQKQNDPWLPAMADCWNNLANAQADNRDNESALESYEQALHIRYRNEGPNSPGVASIYQNAAGCHLSLGDLDEAIRGYRAALAIFQKSPKPRPVSEAHVWHNLGICHELAGELDNALYCNERALALRQKHLRPDHPHLIASLRGLSTVYRSLGDFDRAELYVNKVMEARRATLKPGNPSLTNALVDAGVVAGDRRDWEKAEAMFQLALQSEWAALKPDSLNIARTLSRYGTLKFKQDLLDSALMFQRRALDFHPEDFSGMDAVRANIFANMAECYLQKQELSLADSFFQVSHALQAKSARGKDQVQVAFSLRKIAECRMWQHRFEEANELLDSVFVILNVADSLNWEQARSPNGLALALIARSRLYLRWASFALHPEYLHTALYWGETALSYMTQWEQKLAASSSRRNTRELAREARELCVVAAYQLSQNDLAHHTKWIERAFGHIEAAHNSQLRDVLVDANNKKPLGKIDPAQAKEQTLRNEIAETEKQIYLMRKTGLAEANDTMLRYVNQLFNLKKELDSVAATRPFIPSSASSPTSTRVPAKEVCRQGQAFLEYFVTDSVIYIYFANTTTAEMVAVPLNFDLDSCVMRLRQGITGYCALPVSDARRTGKLYEQSLEDYTNTAHWLHQKLLVPVEPFIGQRVAQSLLIVPDGVLNLVPFNALLKNMPDEPGDFASYSFLANDYHICMAFSAALQREMCLPHTQYSPQGMSLVMAPFFEGDSTLLPSLAAAKNSRSRFDTLHYSGLEAFQIHRMLGKSRVWYGAAAALDTFLRFAPNSRLLHLSTHSVADGRFGEYCYVVLGKDSIGHRRLFVSDIYRQKFQADLVVLSSCESAVGELQPGEGIIGLSRAFAHAGAKSIVSSLWQVNDISTAELMVGFYDNMVHGKMRKDTALSESCRQYLSDTKRPNELKHPYYWSAFTITGDATNHF; from the coding sequence ATGAATCAATTCCTTTTCCGCCTGCTGCTTTTCCCCCTATTCGTTCTTTGTGTCAAGACCGCTGCTGCCCAATCCTCCACCCCCCACCAACAGCTCTCCACAGGGCTTGATACCCTCGAAGCATTGCTCAAAGCAGAGGCTTACAACGCCGCGCTGCCGCTTTCCGATTCATTGCTTGCACAAGCCAAACTCCTTGCGGGCGACAATCTGCTCGACAGCCTCTATGTCCGCGCACTATTCACACGAGGGCGCACCCTGTTTTTCAGAGGCGAGTATCAGGCAGCTATCAACGCCTTGCAAGACGTGCTGCCACTATCGCGTCAGTTATACGGCGAAGAGAGCATCTACATGGCAAAAATCCTGACCAATCTTGGCATTTGCCACACAGAGCTGAGAGAGGCCGGCAAAGCCATTGAATATCATCGGCAGGCGCTTGCCATTTACCAAAAGCAAAACGACCCGTGGCTTCCGGCAATGGCGGACTGCTGGAACAATCTCGCCAACGCCCAAGCCGACAACCGCGACAATGAATCCGCGCTGGAGAGCTACGAGCAAGCCTTGCACATCCGCTATCGCAACGAGGGGCCCAACAGCCCGGGCGTGGCAAGCATCTATCAGAATGCCGCAGGATGCCATTTGTCGTTGGGCGACCTCGATGAAGCCATACGAGGCTACCGCGCCGCGCTGGCTATTTTTCAAAAAAGCCCTAAGCCACGCCCCGTCTCCGAGGCCCATGTGTGGCACAATTTGGGTATTTGCCACGAGCTCGCGGGCGAGTTGGACAACGCGCTTTATTGCAATGAGCGCGCGCTTGCCCTGCGGCAAAAGCATCTTAGACCCGACCACCCTCACTTAATCGCATCGCTGCGTGGCTTGTCCACCGTGTATCGCAGTCTTGGCGACTTCGACAGGGCAGAACTCTACGTCAACAAGGTGATGGAAGCCCGCCGTGCCACGCTCAAGCCGGGCAACCCATCGCTGACAAACGCACTCGTGGACGCTGGCGTGGTGGCTGGCGACCGGCGCGACTGGGAAAAGGCAGAGGCCATGTTTCAGCTGGCCCTGCAATCGGAATGGGCCGCCCTCAAACCAGACTCCTTGAACATCGCCCGGACACTAAGCAGATACGGCACGTTGAAATTCAAACAGGATTTGCTTGATTCCGCGCTGATGTTTCAACGCCGCGCCCTCGATTTTCACCCGGAGGATTTTTCCGGCATGGACGCAGTTCGTGCCAACATCTTCGCCAACATGGCAGAGTGCTACTTGCAAAAGCAAGAGCTTTCGCTGGCCGACTCGTTTTTTCAGGTAAGCCATGCACTACAAGCAAAGAGCGCGCGCGGGAAAGACCAAGTGCAGGTGGCTTTCTCACTCCGAAAAATAGCAGAGTGCCGGATGTGGCAGCATCGGTTTGAGGAGGCCAACGAGCTGCTGGACAGTGTTTTTGTCATTCTGAATGTCGCTGATTCGCTCAATTGGGAACAAGCCCGTTCGCCCAACGGCCTCGCGCTTGCACTGATAGCGCGCAGCCGCCTTTACCTGCGCTGGGCATCCTTTGCGCTACACCCTGAATATCTTCACACGGCGCTGTACTGGGGCGAGACGGCCCTTTCTTACATGACCCAATGGGAGCAAAAATTGGCAGCGAGCAGCTCGCGCCGCAACACGCGCGAATTGGCTCGAGAGGCCCGCGAGTTGTGCGTTGTGGCGGCATACCAACTTTCTCAAAATGATTTGGCCCATCACACTAAATGGATAGAAAGAGCATTCGGCCACATAGAAGCGGCGCACAACTCTCAGCTCCGCGATGTGCTCGTGGATGCAAACAACAAAAAACCCCTCGGGAAAATTGACCCTGCACAGGCTAAGGAGCAGACTTTGCGCAACGAAATAGCAGAGACCGAGAAGCAAATTTATTTGATGAGGAAAACAGGGCTTGCAGAAGCCAACGACACCATGTTGCGCTATGTCAACCAACTTTTCAACCTCAAAAAAGAATTGGATTCCGTCGCGGCCACACGGCCTTTCATCCCATCAAGTGCCTCATCGCCAACCTCGACAAGGGTACCGGCAAAGGAAGTTTGCCGGCAAGGGCAGGCTTTCTTGGAGTATTTCGTGACTGACAGCGTCATCTATATTTATTTTGCCAACACCACAACAGCCGAAATGGTGGCCGTTCCGCTCAATTTTGACCTCGATTCGTGCGTGATGCGGCTTCGACAGGGCATCACGGGCTATTGCGCGCTACCAGTTTCCGATGCCCGCAGGACGGGCAAATTGTATGAACAATCGCTTGAAGACTACACCAACACGGCTCATTGGCTACACCAAAAACTGCTCGTGCCTGTAGAGCCATTTATCGGCCAACGGGTGGCCCAAAGCCTGCTCATCGTGCCTGACGGGGTGCTGAATCTGGTGCCGTTCAACGCACTGCTAAAGAATATGCCTGACGAGCCGGGTGATTTTGCCTCTTATTCGTTTTTGGCAAATGACTACCATATCTGCATGGCCTTTTCGGCGGCGCTCCAGCGGGAAATGTGCCTTCCGCATACCCAATACTCGCCACAGGGAATGTCATTGGTCATGGCCCCCTTTTTCGAGGGCGACTCGACCCTATTGCCCAGCTTGGCCGCTGCCAAAAACAGCCGTTCTCGTTTCGACACGCTCCACTATTCGGGTTTGGAGGCTTTTCAAATACACCGCATGTTGGGCAAAAGCAGGGTATGGTATGGCGCTGCCGCGGCACTCGACACTTTTTTGCGATTCGCCCCGAATAGCAGGCTGCTGCACCTGAGCACGCACTCCGTGGCAGATGGTCGGTTTGGCGAGTACTGCTATGTGGTTTTGGGGAAAGACAGCATCGGTCACAGGCGCTTGTTTGTGTCCGATATTTACCGTCAAAAGTTCCAAGCCGACTTGGTAGTGCTTTCCTCGTGCGAATCGGCGGTGGGTGAGTTGCAGCCCGGTGAGGGCATTATAGGCTTGTCAAGGGCGTTTGCTCATGCGGGGGCGAAAAGCATTGTGTCGTCGCTTTGGCAGGTCAACGACATAAGCACAGCCGAATTGATGGTTGGCTTTTACGATAACATGGTGCATGGAAAAATGCGCAAGGACACGGCGCTGAGCGAGTCGTGCAGGCAATATCTGTCAGACACCAAGCGCCCCAACGAGTTGAAACACCCTTATTACTGGTCGGCTTTCACCATCACGGGCGACGCAACCAATCACTTCTGA
- a CDS encoding DUF937 domain-containing protein has translation MANLLDSIKEYVTPELIGQAASILGENEGGISKAVGGLAPTILAGLLEKTGDSNAMGGIFDMISKFDPGVLGNLGSLIGGGNLAHNDPKDAAGHLLGAIFGSKVPAITNAVASFSGTKSSSVSSLLGMVGPLVMGLLSKKISTGGLNVAGLANLLLTEKNSILGALPTGLGSILGLADLTGSGGNVATTGRRWVWPLVLLLGLGGALMYYLRYCASQPQATQAVDTGVPSVAPPAPTVDELGFAIGSQESAMLAFIKDPNAAIDKSKWFDFPEIQFEVGQSILSANSDEKLAAVLTILNTYPTVKVKIGGYTDSDGDDAANQKLSDARAKTVRDWLVAKGIAADRLDPEGYGEQHPVAPNDTPENKAKNRRISFSVRGK, from the coding sequence ATGGCAAACCTACTTGACTCCATCAAGGAGTATGTGACTCCCGAACTCATCGGCCAAGCGGCCAGCATCCTCGGCGAAAACGAAGGCGGCATTTCGAAGGCCGTCGGCGGGCTTGCTCCCACCATCCTCGCGGGGCTTTTGGAAAAGACCGGCGACTCGAACGCGATGGGCGGCATTTTCGACATGATTTCAAAATTCGACCCCGGCGTATTGGGCAACCTCGGCAGCCTTATCGGCGGTGGCAATCTTGCCCACAACGACCCAAAAGATGCAGCTGGCCACTTGCTCGGCGCTATTTTTGGCTCCAAAGTGCCAGCCATCACCAACGCGGTGGCCTCGTTTTCGGGCACCAAATCGTCGTCTGTTTCTTCGCTGCTCGGCATGGTAGGCCCGCTCGTCATGGGCTTGTTGAGCAAAAAAATCAGCACCGGGGGCCTCAACGTGGCTGGGCTTGCCAACCTGTTGCTCACGGAGAAAAACAGCATACTCGGTGCGTTGCCTACGGGCCTCGGCTCCATTTTGGGTCTTGCTGATTTGACTGGCAGCGGCGGCAATGTGGCCACCACGGGCCGTCGGTGGGTATGGCCGCTCGTACTCCTGCTTGGCTTGGGGGGCGCTCTCATGTACTACTTGCGCTACTGCGCCAGCCAGCCACAAGCCACGCAGGCGGTGGACACGGGTGTTCCCTCAGTGGCCCCTCCCGCACCCACGGTGGACGAGCTGGGATTCGCCATCGGCTCTCAGGAATCGGCCATGCTCGCTTTCATCAAAGACCCGAACGCAGCGATTGACAAAAGCAAATGGTTCGATTTCCCCGAAATTCAGTTTGAGGTCGGCCAATCCATTCTTTCCGCCAACTCGGACGAAAAACTAGCCGCAGTACTCACGATTCTGAACACCTACCCCACGGTCAAAGTCAAAATCGGCGGCTACACCGACTCCGACGGCGACGATGCCGCCAATCAAAAACTGAGCGACGCACGTGCCAAAACGGTGCGCGACTGGCTTGTGGCAAAAGGCATCGCCGCCGACCGCCTCGACCCGGAGGGCTACGGCGAGCAGCACCCGGTAGCGCCCAACGACACGCCGGAGAACAAGGCAAAGAATCGGCGCATTTCGTTCAGTGTGCGGGGGAAATAG